The genomic window ATTCTAAATATGCGAATGGTACCTGTAGAAACGGTGTTTAATCGCTTTCCACGTATGGTACGACAGCTTTCACGTGAATTAGGTAAAATTATTAATCTTGAAATAATCGGCGCAGAAACTGAGTTAGATCGCACAGTTATTGATGAAATTGGTGATCCGTTAGTACATTTAATTCGCAATGCTTTAGATCATGGAATTGAAAGTCCAGCAGAGCGAAAGCAAAAGGGAAAACCAGAGGAAGGTACTGTAAAACTTAAAGCATATCATAGTGGAAACCATGTTTTTATTGAAATTGAGGACGATGGTGCCGGTATAAGTCGTAATAGAGTTCTGAAAAAGGCTATCGCAAGCGGGATAGTAACAGAACAAATTGCAACAACGCTGACAGACAAACAAGTATATGAGCTGATTCTTGCTTCAGGGTTCTCGACGGCAGAAAAAGTTTCTGACATTTCTGGTAGAGGCGTTGGATTAGACGTTGTTAAGAGTACTATTGAATCACTAGGAGGTTCTATATCTATAGACTCAACTGAAGGCCATGGTTCTGTGTTTTCAATCCAACTACCTTTAACACTATCAATTATTTCTGTAATGCTAGTAGAAGTGCAAAAAGAGAAATTTGCTGTTCCACTTTCTTCAATAATTGAAACAGCAATAATTAAACAAAGTGATATACTACACGCCCACAATCAAAAAGTAATTGATTTCCGTGGGAAAGTCGTACCATTACTATTTATTAAAGATATTTTTGATGTTCCTGTCTATGAAGAAGATGATGAGTTTTATTCGGTTGTTATCGTTCGTAAAGGGGACAAAATGGCTGGACTTGTTGTTGATTCATTTATTGGTCAACAAGAGGTTGTTTTAAAATCACTAGGAAACTATATGACAAATGTCTTTGCTATCTCAGGAGCAACAATTCTTGGAGATGGACAAGTCGCACTAATTATTGACTGTAATGCACTTATAAAATAATCCTTAAAATCGAAAGGGGGAATCACAATGACAACTGCAATAGGAACAGAATTAAAAGTAATTGTATTTCAACTTAAAGATGAAGAATACGGTGTACCTGTTGATCAAGTAAGGTCAATTGAGAGAGTATTGCATATTACAAGAGTGCCTCGAACTGATGATTTTGTAAAAGGAGTAATAAATCTTCGAGGAGTCGTTACTCCGATTATTAATTTACGCAATCGCTTTGGAATTACTGAACAAGAGTATACGGATAGTACGAGAATAATAATTGTTGCATTAAAGGATATGGAAGTAGGGCTTATCGTAGATGCTGCTAACGATGTTATTGATATACCTGTTTCAGCGATAGAACCTGCTCCAGAAGTAGTAGGAGCTGTTGAGGCTGATTATATTAAAGGTGTAGCAAAGTTGGATAAACGCCTTTTGATTTTATTAGACTTAGAAAAAGTATTAAATCCTGACGGTTAAAAAGCGAGGTTTTGAATGCCATGTCATTCATTGATAAAATTAATCCCATACAGTTAGATATATTAAAAGAAATCGGCAACATAGGAGCAGGGCATTCAGCAACAGCTTTATCAAAAATTTTAAACAAAAAAATTGATATGACCGTCCCACAAGTTAGAATTGTATCGTTTGACGAGATGATGGACATTGTTGGGGGACCTGATAATGTAGTTGCTAGTGTGTTCCTTCGTGTCGAAGGAGATGCACCAGGTAGTATGTTTTTCGTATTATCTCTAGAGCAAGCATCTAAGTTTATTAAACAACTAACAGGTGATGAAAGCTTTAGCTTTGATAAGCCACCATATTCTGAGCTATCTATATCAGCCCTTCAAGAACTTGGGAATATTTTATCCGGCTCATATTTGTCATCTTTGTCAGACTTTACAAATCTAATGTTAATGCCAACCGTTCCTGCCTTAAGTATTGATATGGTCGGAGCAATTTTAGGATATGGATTACTTGAATTGTCTCAAGTAAGTGATTTTGCTATTGTTATTGATACTTCCATCAATGAAGACGAGAACTCTAGTGATGCTACATTACAAGGCCATTTCTTTCTACTTCCTGACCCTGACTCTTTTGATGTTATATTTAAATCATTAGGAGTCACTACTAATGAGTAATACTACTTTTCAAATTGTTAAAGTGGGTATTGCTGATATGAACATTGTAAAGGGACAAGATGTAATTCGGACGTCAGGATTAGGCTCGTGTGTGGGAGTTATCATTTATGATCTTCAGCAACAAATCGCGGGATTAGCACATATCATGTTACCGAACTCTACATTAGCAAGAGAAGAACGTTTTAATACAGCTAAATATGCCGACACTGCTACTGATGAATTAATCTCACGATTACTTCAAGCTGGAGCTAAAAGAATAAATCTTAAAGCAAAAATAGCGGGAGGAGCGCAAATGTTTCAATTTGCCTCTAAAAACGATATGATGCGAATTGGCCCGCGTAATGTTGAAGCAGTTATTGAAAGACTTGCATACAACAGGATATCATTGTTAGCAAAAGATGTAGGCGGTAGTAGTGGCCGAACTATAGAATTTACTCCATCAACTGGAAAATTGACAATTAGAACGGTTAATCAAGGGGTTCATGACATTTAATGATTGACAAAACGCTAGTCAACCTACTTATTGCGTGTGTCGGCTTTAGTTTGGTATTCACACTCTCGATGATACAAAACTCATTATTAACAAGTGTGGTACGAGCTTGTATTGGATTTATAGTTTTCTTTATTGTTAGTGTAATTATCAGTTTAATGATTACGTACATAAAAAAAGATATGACCGGAACGCATTCAGAAGATAACATTCAAATTATTCAAGAAACGGACCAAGAACAATTAGCAAGACCAGATATGTTTGATGGATTATCTGAAGACGAAATTAAAAAAATTGTTACATATATACGATCGATGGACAATGATTAAAAAGTAGTATAAAACGTTTAAGGATCTACGTATAATTTGTAGGTCCTTTTTTCTTTGTTTTTAAAAAATATAAAAGTAGTCAATTTGAGACT from Bacillus sp. HMF5848 includes these protein-coding regions:
- a CDS encoding chemotaxis protein CheW; translation: MTTAIGTELKVIVFQLKDEEYGVPVDQVRSIERVLHITRVPRTDDFVKGVINLRGVVTPIINLRNRFGITEQEYTDSTRIIIVALKDMEVGLIVDAANDVIDIPVSAIEPAPEVVGAVEADYIKGVAKLDKRLLILLDLEKVLNPDG
- a CDS encoding chemotaxis protein CheC, translating into MSFIDKINPIQLDILKEIGNIGAGHSATALSKILNKKIDMTVPQVRIVSFDEMMDIVGGPDNVVASVFLRVEGDAPGSMFFVLSLEQASKFIKQLTGDESFSFDKPPYSELSISALQELGNILSGSYLSSLSDFTNLMLMPTVPALSIDMVGAILGYGLLELSQVSDFAIVIDTSINEDENSSDATLQGHFFLLPDPDSFDVIFKSLGVTTNE
- a CDS encoding chemotaxis protein CheD, yielding MSNTTFQIVKVGIADMNIVKGQDVIRTSGLGSCVGVIIYDLQQQIAGLAHIMLPNSTLAREERFNTAKYADTATDELISRLLQAGAKRINLKAKIAGGAQMFQFASKNDMMRIGPRNVEAVIERLAYNRISLLAKDVGGSSGRTIEFTPSTGKLTIRTVNQGVHDI